A window from Acidobacteriota bacterium encodes these proteins:
- a CDS encoding DUF4301 family protein: MQSTTFGDQDHQQLTERGIAVEEAQRQLKVLRSPPPAADLDRPCTVGDGIERLGESQAQARIGRFESAAAAGRVTKMVPASGAASRMFRSLLPYLEEPQKARREELQAQAEAGDDGAQDVLRLADEIDRFAFRDELAEALERQGSSLDQIRDSGDYGPLLAALLGPKGLALASLPKGLIPFHSYPDGARTPFGEHLVEAMAYARDDQDRCRLHFTVTPAHRQRVTQHLDQTASQLGDARFLVSYSEQSPATDTLSLDEHGEPFRLDDGTLLLRPGGHGSLLLNLEELRGDVVLVKNIDNVQPERLLPTVARWKKLLGGFLLELEEEIHGLLRRLHGDSGKDDAENGAAVDQALELIARRFDSRASEIPRERRRTYAMDRLNRPLRICGMVVNRGEPGGGPFWVKDGSGACSPQIVESAQISHRQRSLLRGATHFNPVDLVCSLKDWRGEPFPLRHFVDPDTAFVTSKSYAGRPLTGLEHPGLWNGAMAGWNTVFVEVPAETFSPVKTVFDLLRAEHQPAP, encoded by the coding sequence GTGCAGTCCACGACCTTTGGAGATCAGGACCACCAGCAGCTCACCGAGCGCGGCATCGCGGTGGAGGAAGCCCAGCGCCAGCTGAAGGTGCTGCGCTCGCCGCCGCCGGCAGCGGACCTGGACCGCCCATGCACCGTCGGCGACGGCATCGAGCGGCTGGGAGAGAGCCAGGCCCAGGCACGTATCGGACGCTTCGAATCCGCCGCCGCCGCCGGCCGGGTGACCAAGATGGTCCCCGCTTCCGGCGCCGCCAGCCGCATGTTCCGCTCCCTCCTGCCTTATTTGGAGGAGCCCCAGAAGGCGCGACGGGAAGAGCTGCAGGCCCAGGCCGAAGCTGGAGATGACGGCGCCCAAGACGTCCTGCGGCTGGCCGACGAGATCGACCGCTTCGCCTTTCGGGACGAGCTGGCGGAGGCCCTGGAGCGCCAGGGCTCCTCCCTCGACCAGATCCGCGACTCCGGCGACTATGGCCCCCTCCTCGCGGCCCTGCTGGGCCCGAAAGGCCTCGCTCTGGCCTCCCTGCCCAAGGGCTTGATTCCCTTCCACTCCTATCCCGACGGCGCCCGCACCCCCTTCGGCGAGCATCTGGTGGAGGCCATGGCCTACGCCCGGGACGACCAGGACCGCTGCCGGCTGCACTTCACCGTCACCCCGGCCCATCGCCAGCGGGTCACCCAGCATCTGGATCAAACCGCCTCCCAGCTCGGCGACGCTCGCTTCCTGGTCAGCTACTCGGAACAAAGCCCGGCCACCGACACCCTGAGCCTGGACGAGCACGGCGAGCCCTTCCGCCTCGACGACGGCACTTTGCTGCTGCGCCCCGGCGGTCACGGCTCGCTGCTCCTCAACCTCGAAGAGCTGAGGGGCGATGTGGTGCTGGTGAAAAATATCGACAACGTCCAGCCGGAGCGCCTGCTGCCGACGGTGGCGCGCTGGAAGAAGCTCCTGGGCGGTTTCCTTCTGGAACTGGAAGAGGAGATCCACGGTCTGCTGAGGCGGCTCCACGGCGACAGCGGGAAGGACGACGCCGAGAATGGAGCGGCGGTGGACCAGGCCCTGGAGCTCATCGCCCGGCGCTTCGACTCCCGGGCCTCCGAGATCCCACGGGAGCGTCGCCGAACCTACGCCATGGACCGCCTGAACCGCCCGCTACGCATCTGCGGCATGGTGGTCAACCGCGGCGAGCCCGGCGGTGGACCGTTCTGGGTCAAGGATGGTTCCGGTGCCTGCTCCCCCCAGATCGTCGAGAGCGCGCAGATCTCCCACCGGCAACGCTCGCTGCTCCGCGGCGCGACGCACTTCAACCCGGTGGACCTGGTGTGCAGTCTCAAAGACTGGCGCGGTGAGCCTTTTCCCCTGCGCCACTTCGTCGATCCCGACACCGCCTTCGTCACCTCCAAGAGCTACGCCGGCCGGCCCCTCACGGGTCTCGAGCATCCGGGGCTGTGGAATGGAGCTATGGCGGGGTGGAACACCGTCTTCGTGGAGGTGCCGGCGGAGACCTTCTCGCCGGTCAAGACCGTCTTCGACCTGCTGCGGGCGGAGCATCAACCCGCGCCCTGA
- the glnA gene encoding type I glutamate--ammonia ligase, with protein MDRQEILKIVDEENVRFMRLQFTDIMGINKNVEVPRSQFENALDGQIFFDGSSIQGFTRIEESDMVLVPDYDTFQVNPWSNPDGSKVARMICDVYMPDGSAFAGCPRGVLKQQVERAQKMGYNMVAGPEAEFFLFQTDEQGNVVTETHDVGGYFDLTPVDQGEQCRRDIVIVLESMGFEVEASHHEVAPGQHEIDFKYAEAVECADKVITFRWVVKRVAQDYGLHATFMPKPIFGVNGSGMHVHQSLITTDGENAFYAPDDEFQLSPVALSYIGGILDHAGAFVAVTNPLVNSYKRLVPGFEAPINIAWSEKNRSPLVRVPARRGMATRCEVRVPDPSCNPYLAFAVMLAAGLDGLEKETSAGAPVNKNIFTMSQREKRRLKIKQLPANLSEALDNLEKDSVIKDALGDHIAEHYMAAKRQEWSDYISHVHPWEQERYLSEY; from the coding sequence ATGGATAGACAGGAAATTCTGAAGATCGTCGATGAGGAGAATGTGCGCTTCATGCGCCTTCAGTTCACCGACATCATGGGTATCAATAAGAACGTCGAAGTCCCCCGCAGCCAGTTCGAGAACGCGCTGGATGGTCAGATCTTCTTCGATGGTTCTTCGATTCAGGGCTTCACCCGCATCGAAGAGTCGGACATGGTGCTGGTGCCCGACTACGACACCTTCCAGGTCAACCCCTGGTCCAATCCCGACGGCTCCAAGGTGGCGCGGATGATCTGCGACGTCTACATGCCCGACGGTTCCGCCTTTGCCGGCTGTCCTCGGGGTGTGCTTAAGCAGCAGGTGGAGCGCGCCCAGAAGATGGGCTACAACATGGTGGCGGGCCCGGAGGCGGAGTTCTTTCTCTTCCAGACCGACGAGCAGGGCAATGTGGTCACGGAGACCCACGACGTCGGCGGCTACTTTGACCTCACCCCGGTAGATCAGGGCGAGCAGTGCCGCCGGGACATCGTCATCGTCCTCGAGTCCATGGGCTTCGAGGTCGAGGCGTCCCACCACGAGGTGGCGCCGGGGCAGCACGAGATCGATTTCAAATACGCCGAGGCGGTGGAGTGCGCCGACAAGGTCATCACCTTCCGCTGGGTGGTCAAGCGGGTGGCGCAGGATTATGGTCTCCACGCCACCTTCATGCCGAAGCCCATCTTCGGCGTCAACGGTTCCGGCATGCACGTGCACCAGAGCCTGATCACCACCGACGGCGAGAATGCTTTCTATGCCCCGGACGACGAGTTTCAGCTCTCGCCGGTAGCCCTCAGCTACATCGGTGGCATCCTCGATCACGCCGGCGCCTTCGTGGCGGTGACCAACCCGCTGGTCAACTCCTACAAGCGACTGGTGCCCGGTTTCGAGGCCCCCATCAACATCGCCTGGTCGGAGAAGAACCGCAGCCCGCTGGTGCGTGTCCCCGCCCGCCGGGGCATGGCCACCCGCTGCGAGGTACGCGTTCCGGATCCGTCCTGCAATCCCTATCTGGCCTTCGCGGTGATGCTCGCCGCCGGCCTCGACGGGTTGGAGAAGGAGACCAGCGCCGGTGCGCCGGTGAACAAGAACATCTTCACCATGAGCCAGCGGGAGAAGCGGCGCCTGAAGATCAAGCAGCTGCCCGCCAACCTCTCCGAGGCGTTGGACAATCTGGAGAAGGACTCGGTGATCAAGGACGCGCTGGGCGACCACATCGCCGAGCACTACATGGCGGCCAAGCGGCAGGAATGGTCGGACTACATCTCCCATGTTCATCCATGGGAGCAGGAGCGCTACCTGTCCGAGTATTGA